The following coding sequences are from one Nicotiana tomentosiformis chromosome 3, ASM39032v3, whole genome shotgun sequence window:
- the LOC104100107 gene encoding SUMO-activating enzyme subunit 1B-1-like gives MDRRHSCAVCKQQRVKCKPNCKFLNNLPREKYKTYEKIHQVFGFSQFEIFYDKVDQRNRDRMIDSYLYQANSRIERPILGVNQEIESLKFQLANTKRLAAEEILVSGLGVTLVEFCKYIMVAGVKSVTLHDDRMATPELLRINTLINPDDYRDKTISQLCKDTLMKFNSTVALHVLQGSLSNLNDAEFQEFDAVIISSCSEKRRSELNLRLRQLPKPVAFYSVECRGCLAEIFVDLNNQIKSERLFGETVDTILEFPSFERAIAVPWQELPQGMSKVYYAMRVAENFEATNGRFPGELYDGDIENIKTFKDLFCATQHFTPDSIPDAIIAKLVGGTTCDIFSIVGAIMAQDFIHYKSGGKPIKNFFLYDGGAAEGMVTEIGC, from the exons ATGGATCGTAGACATAGCTGCGCAGTCTGCAAACAACAGAGAGTCAAATGTAAACCAAATTGCAAATTTCTGAATAATCTTCCGAGGGAAAAATACAAGACGTATGAGAAAATCCATCAAGTGTTCGGTTTTTCCCAATTCGAAATATTTTATGATAAAGTTGATCAAAGGAACAGAGATAGGATGATAGACTCCTATCTCTACCAAGCTAATTCTCGAATTGAGCGTCCAATACTTGGCGTGAATCAAGAAATTGAATCTTTGAAATTTCAACTTGCAAACACAAAAAG GCTAGCTGCAGAAGAGATTCTAGTGAGCGGACTGGGCGTCACACTAGTAGAG TTTTGTAAATATATCATGGTTGCTGGAGTGAAATCAGTAACTCTACATGACGATAGGATGGCCACTCCTGAGCTTCTTCGTATTAATACACTGATCAACCCGGATGATTACAGAGATAAAACAATTTCCCAACTTTGCAAGGATACACTGATGAAGTTCAACTCTACAGTTGCTCTTCATGTACTACAAg GAAGTCTATCAAACTTGAATGATGCTGAGTTTCAAGAATTTGATGCTGTTATAATTAGTTCTTGCTCAGAGAAGAGAAGA AGTGAATTAAATTTGAGATTACGCCAACTGCCTAAACCTGTAGCATTCTACAGTGTAGAATGTAGGGGATGTCTGGCTGAGATCTTTGTGGATCTGAacaatcaaatcaagtctgag AGATTATTTGGTGAAACAGTTGATACCATTCTGGAATTCCCTAGTTTTGAG AGAGCAATTGCAGTTCCATGGCAGGAACTACCCCAGGGAATGTCAAAGGTCTATTATGCCATGCGGG TTGCTGAGAATTTTGAAGCCACAAATGGGCGATTTCCGGGAGAATTGTATGATGGTGATATTGAAAATATTAAGACATTCAAAGATTTGTTCTGTGCTACACAG CATTTTACTCCTGATTCAATCCCTgatgctattattgcaaaattagtgGGAGGTActacttgtgatatcttttccatAGTAGGAGCTATTATGGCACAG GATTTCATACACTATAAATCTGGAGGAAAGCCAATTAAAAATTTCTTCTTGTATGATGGAGGGGCAGCAGAAGGGATGGTAACTGAGATTGGGTGCTGA